From the Bacteroidia bacterium genome, one window contains:
- a CDS encoding ATP-binding cassette domain-containing protein, whose amino-acid sequence MLTVQNITYRHPDKELLFENISASFANRHKTALIGNNGTGKSTLLRIMAGLIEPTSGAVMCEGRRFYIPQHFGQFDTCTIADALGVSGKLHALRAILNGETLAVHFEVLDEDWNIEERCREALDLWQLPGVDLAEPLSRLSGGEKTKVFLAGIRLHRPDIVLMDEPSNHLDVHSRALLYDYIRDTTDTLVVVTHDRLLLRLLSPVCELTSRGLVFYGGGYDLYLAQKSAQEQAAIQEVGNFSTAVRKAEREAREVRERKEKGEVRGRKKLDAGGGPRIARKKRKDTAERSARRLRQEHEAKQDSMQEQLLQARQRLPSHRRLRLDFGDPDLYQGKILLEALDMNHHFGGDLLWSAPLRFTIRSGERISLCGANGSGKSTLLRLLLGDIEPAVGAVQRARMHAVFIDQDYSLIRDERTVYEQVCLYNREALEEHELRIRLYRFLFDESFLDKPCGTLSGGEKLRLSLCCLMIAHQTPDIFVLDEPTNNLDLQSIDILTHAVNEYRGTLLVVSHDSVFLEDVGVERVMDLS is encoded by the coding sequence AACTCCTGTTCGAAAATATCTCCGCGTCATTCGCCAACCGTCACAAGACCGCGCTGATCGGGAATAATGGTACGGGCAAATCCACCCTGTTGCGCATCATGGCGGGGTTGATCGAACCCACAAGCGGTGCAGTGATGTGCGAAGGACGCCGCTTCTACATCCCACAGCACTTCGGTCAGTTTGATACCTGCACCATCGCGGATGCTCTTGGCGTCTCCGGGAAGCTGCACGCTCTGCGGGCCATACTGAACGGTGAAACGCTTGCGGTCCACTTCGAAGTGCTCGACGAGGACTGGAATATCGAAGAGCGCTGCCGCGAGGCGCTCGACCTCTGGCAACTGCCGGGAGTCGATCTCGCAGAACCCCTCTCCAGACTCAGCGGGGGAGAGAAAACCAAGGTCTTCCTCGCCGGAATCCGCCTGCATCGGCCTGATATCGTGCTCATGGATGAACCCAGCAATCATCTGGACGTACACAGCCGAGCGCTGCTCTACGACTATATCCGCGATACGACGGACACTCTCGTGGTCGTGACCCATGATCGACTATTGCTGCGTCTCCTCAGTCCCGTCTGCGAATTGACATCGCGGGGATTGGTTTTCTACGGCGGCGGTTACGATCTCTATCTGGCACAAAAATCCGCACAGGAACAGGCGGCAATACAAGAGGTCGGCAATTTTTCAACCGCCGTACGCAAAGCCGAACGCGAGGCACGCGAGGTGCGGGAACGGAAAGAAAAGGGAGAGGTTCGCGGACGAAAAAAGCTCGACGCCGGCGGCGGACCACGCATCGCCCGGAAGAAGCGCAAGGATACGGCAGAGCGCAGCGCCAGGCGCCTGCGCCAGGAGCACGAAGCAAAACAAGATTCCATGCAGGAACAATTGCTTCAAGCGCGGCAACGTCTTCCGTCGCACCGCAGACTCAGATTGGATTTCGGTGATCCCGACCTGTATCAGGGGAAAATCCTCCTTGAAGCGTTGGACATGAATCACCACTTCGGCGGTGATCTGCTCTGGTCCGCTCCGTTGCGTTTCACCATACGCAGCGGCGAGCGCATCAGTCTGTGTGGCGCCAACGGTTCGGGGAAAAGCACGTTGCTGCGCCTTCTGCTTGGGGATATCGAACCTGCGGTCGGCGCGGTACAGCGCGCCCGAATGCATGCGGTGTTCATTGATCAGGACTATTCGCTGATCCGCGATGAGCGAACCGTGTATGAGCAGGTGTGCCTGTACAACCGTGAGGCACTCGAGGAACACGAGCTGCGCATTCGTCTCTATCGCTTTCTGTTCGATGAGTCCTTCCTCGACAAGCCCTGCGGCACGCTCAGCGGCGGCGAAAAGCTCCGTCTTTCGCTTTGCTGTCTCATGATAGCCCATCAGACACCGGACATCTTCGTGCTCGACGAACCGACCAACAATCTGGACCTGCAAAGCATAGACATCCTCACCCACGCGGTTAACGAGTACCGGGGAACACTCCTCGTGGTTTCACACGACAGTGTCTTTCTTGAGGATGTCGGGGTGGAGAGAGTCATGGACCTGTCCTAA